In Mercenaria mercenaria strain notata chromosome 14, MADL_Memer_1, whole genome shotgun sequence, the following are encoded in one genomic region:
- the LOC123528052 gene encoding uncharacterized protein LOC123528052 isoform X2, with amino-acid sequence MFVLAYTIFCFYIQDNSATSSEEVVCSNKFNCEYNVLRKLIRLEDKTAQQDIKIASLTDELKDAKDTIAELNEAIVSYQESVDGTSYIRWGRTTCPSTAFLVYEGYVAGSHHSHSGTAVNPLCLPMDPIYDKTTNGFQSSGIIYGAEYETISYSAWTYLHDHDIPCAVCRIPRNNVLMVPGKNECHHNYTLEYKGYLMSSHYKHHASEFICVDEQPEVVPGTHGSHNGKLFYFVEGSCSSLKCDPYKDGWEFTCAVCSFSPSSKHTSVQPYN; translated from the exons ATGTTCGTATTAGCATATACAATATTCTGTTTCTACATACAGGATAACTCGGCAACTTCCTCAGAAGAAGTCGTATGCAGCAACAAATTTAATTGTGAATACAATGTACTGCGGAAACTTATTCGACTTGAGGACAAAACTGCTCAACAGGACATAAAAATCGCGTCTTTAACAGATGAACTAAAAG ATGCGAAAGACACAATAGCTGAATTAAATGAAGCCATTGTATCGTACCAAGAGTCTGTTGACGGTACAAGCTACATACGCTGGGGACGGACCACTTGTCCTAGTACAGCATTTCTGGTATACGAAGGATACGTTGCTGGATCTCACCATTCTCATAGCGGAACTGCCGTCAATCCATTGTGCCTGCCTATGGACCCTATCTATGACAAAACTACCAAtggttttcaaagttctggtATCATTTATGGGGCTGAATACGAAACTATCTCATACAGTGCATGGACCTACCTCCATGATCATGATATTCCATGTGCAGTTTGTCGCATTCCTCGTAACAACGTCCTTATGGTGCCTGGAAAAAACGAATGTCACCATAACTATACTCTGGAATATAAAGGCTACCTGATGTCAAGTCACTATAAACACCATGCGTCTGAATTCATATGTGTTGATGAGCAACCGGAAGTAGTACCAGGTACCCATGGGAGTCATAATGGCAAActattctattttgtagaagggTCATGCAGCTCACTAAAATGTGACCCGTATAAAGATGGCTGGGAATTTACATGTGCCGTGTGTTCGTTTTCACCTAGTTCTAAGCATACGAGTGTACAACCGTACAATTGa
- the LOC123528052 gene encoding uncharacterized protein LOC123528052 isoform X1, with product MFVLAYTIFCFYIQDNSATSSEEVVCSNKFNCEYNVLRKLIRLEDKTAQQDIKIASLTDELKDAKDTIAELNEAIVSYQESVDGTSYIRWGRTTCPSTAFLVYEGYVAGSHHSHSGTAVNPLCLPMDPIYDKTTNGFQSSGIIYGAEYETISYSAWTYLHDHDIPCAVCRIPRNNVLMVPGKNECHHNYTLEYKGYLMSSHYKHHASEFICVDEQPEVVPGTHGSHNGKLFYFVEGSCSSLKCDPYKDGWEFTCAVCSFSPSSKHTSVQPYN from the exons ATGTTCGTATTAGCATATACAATATTCTGTTTCTACATACAGGATAACTCGGCAACTTCCTCAGAAGAAGTCGTATGCAGCAACAAATTTAATTGTGAATACAATGTACTGCGGAAACTTATTCGACTTGAGGACAAAACTGCTCAACAGGACATAAAAATCGCGTCTTTAACAGATGAACTAAAAG ATGCGAAAGACACAATAGCTGAATTAAACGAAGCCATTGTGTCATACCAAGAGTCTGTTGACGGTACAAGCTACATACGCTGGGGACGGACCACTTGTCCTAGTACAGCATTTCTGGTATACGAAGGATACGTTGCTGGATCTCACCATTCTCATAGCGGAACTGCCGTCAATCCATTGTGCCTGCCTATGGACCCTATCTATGACAAAACTACCAAtggttttcaaagttctggtATCATTTATGGGGCTGAATACGAAACTATCTCATACAGTGCATGGACCTACCTCCATGATCATGATATTCCATGTGCAGTTTGTCGCATTCCTCGTAACAACGTCCTTATGGTGCCTGGAAAAAACGAATGTCACCATAACTATACTCTGGAATATAAAGGCTACCTGATGTCAAGTCACTATAAACACCATGCGTCTGAATTCATATGTGTTGATGAGCAACCGGAAGTAGTACCAGGTACCCATGGGAGTCATAATGGCAAActattctattttgtagaagggTCATGCAGCTCACTAAAATGTGACCCGTATAAAGATGGCTGGGAATTTACATGTGCCGTGTGTTCGTTTTCACCTAGTTCTAAGCATACGAGTGTACAACCGTACAATTGa
- the LOC123528161 gene encoding uncharacterized protein LOC123528161, translating to MARNLVFFMIVLVFIPKVVSDCTQSGTCCNQNECEYHVFQKLVKLEEKVASLAQDIEDSRTSKEQRSSEGVTYIRWGRTACPSHASLVYDGYMGGSHYSHSGAATNALCLTKEPKWGRYTSKVESSAYVYGAEYETWLYSAWNYLHDQDVPCVVCYVPRNDILMVPGSNICPNEYKREYSGYLIAGRAIHSAASEYLCMDVSPEAKPGGVENRSGYTLHFVQAKCGSLNCPPYVNGRELTCAVCSR from the exons ATGGCACGGAATTTGGTGTTCTTTATGATCGTTTTAGTATTTATTCCGAAAGTTGTAAGTGACTGTACTCAAAGCGGGACATGTTGTAATCAGAATGAATGCGAATACCATGTATTTCAGAAACTGGTTAAACTTGAAGAGAAAGTTGCATCACTTGCACAGGACATTGAAG ATTCCCGTACATCAAAAGAGCAACGTTCCTCTGAAGGAGTAACCTATATACGATGGGGCCGAACAGCATGTCCAAGTCACGCAAGTCTTGTATATGATGGTTACATGGGTGGATCACATTACAGTCACAGTGGAGCGGCTACAAATGCCTTATGTTTAACCAAAGAACCAAAATGGGGACGATACACATCTAAAGTAGAATCAAGTGCATATGTCTATGGCGCCGAGTACGAAACATGGCTCTACAGTGCTTGGAATTATCTGCATGACCAAGATGTTCCATGTGTCGTTTGCTATGTACCTCGAAATGACATACTGATGGTTCCTGGAAGCAACATATGCCCAAATGAATACAAGCGAGAATATAGTGGTTATTTAATTGCTGGACGTGCAATTCACTCAGCTGCTAGCGAATACCTTTGCATGGATGTAAGTCCTGAAGCAAAGCCCGGAGGTGTAGAAAACCGCAGTGGATACACTTTACATTTTGTACAAGCAAAATGTGGTTCCCTTAACTGCCCACCATACGTGAACGGACGAGAACTCACATGCGCTGTATGCTCACGTTAA